Part of the Georgenia sp. TF02-10 genome, CGGCCCGGCGCCGCGCGTCGCCAGCCTCGCCGTCGACGGCGGCCGGCCGCCGCCCGCCGTCGTCCCCGGTCCCGCCGGCCGTCCCGGGCCGCTGACCGCTCCCGCCTGCCCCGCCGCCGGCGTCGAGCTGGGCGTCGACCAGGGCGTCCTCCTCCGCCTCGGCGCTGCCCCGGGCCCGCGGCGCCGGGCCCCCCGCCTCCTCCGCCGCCTCCCGGCGGGCCAGCACCACCAGCGCGCCGACCGCGGCCACCGCGAAGAACCACCACTGCAGCGCGTAGGAGAAGTTCATCCCATAGTTGAACGAGGGCCGGCCGTACCCGCCCAGCCCGTCGGTGCCCGGCTGGCCCCCGGCCGCCACCACGTGCCCGTCCAGCACCGGCGCGCCGTCGAGGTCGGCCGACGGGCTCACCGCCGCGGCGCCGGCGAGCACCTGCCCGGGCTCGAGGGTGTACACCTGCCCCGGCGGCGGGTCCCGGTCGAAGGGCTCCTCGGCCACCCGCAGCCGCCCGGTGAGCGTGACCTCCCCGGCCGGCGCGGGCGGCAGCTCGGCGCGGTCGGCCTCGGCGGCCTCGGCCGGCAGCCAGCCGCGGTCGACGACGACGAGCACCGGGCCGCCGTCGGCGTCGGCCAGGAACGGGGTGACCACGTGCACCGCCGGGTTCCCCCCGACGGGGCGGTTGCGCAGCAGCACGGTGGCGTCGGGCAGGTACCGGCCGGTCAGCGCCACCTGCTGCCACTCCTGCGCGGCGGTGACCGGCCCGGTGGGGGAGGGCAGCGCCGCCGCCAGCGGGCGGGCGGGCGCGTCGTAGACGGCCTCGACCTGCCGGGCGCTGGCGGAGCGGTCCTCGTAGCGGTGCCACTGCCAGCGGCCGAGGAAGACGCAGGCGACAGCGACGGCGAGCAGGACGGCCACCAGCCCCAGCCACCGGCGGGTGCACAGGAAGGCGTAGCGGCCGGCCGCGGGCGGTGCGCTCACCCGTGCGTCTCGTCGAGGTCGGCCACGCCGATGACGTCCCGCCGGAAGGACCGGGCGGCGAGGAAGTCGGCGAGGTGCTGGCGGTGCTCGGGGCAGGCCAGCCAGACCTTGCGCCGGTCCGCGGTGTGCAGCCGCGGGTTGTTCCACAGCAGCGCGTGCACGGCGGGGTTCGGGCAGCCCTTGGCGCTGCAGCGCAGGTCGGCGGGGGCGGGATCCAGGGCCACGTCCAGGCTCACCTGAGGTACTCCGTCTTCGGGTCGTAGGGCAGCTGGCGCTCGGGCGGGAGGGCGGCGGCCGTCGCGCCGTCGTGCAGCGCGGGGGCCCCGGTGGGGCGCTCGCGGCCGGCGTTGGCCACCAGCACGGCCAGGGCCGGCAGGATGAGTGCCCCGGCCACGCAGACCCACTTCCAGGCCCCCGGCACCACGATGATCAGCAGGAAGCAGCCGGTGCGGATGCCCATGGACACCAGGTAGCGGACCATCCGGTCGTGGACGTCCTCGGACAGCGCCCGCTGGACCGAGGTGATCGCATACACCTGCGACCCGCGGCCCCGCCGTGCCCTCATCGCTCCAGGCTACGCCGGGCCTGCCGTCCCAGGCCTGTCCAGGCACCTGCGGAAGGTAACTGCTCAGCTGGTCTGTGGGGGTAGGGCGTGGCGGCTTGGCCTGCGGCGATGGGTGGGCACGGTGGGTGTTGGCCGGCATCCATTCCGGTGCTGGTGGCCGTGTCTTCCCCCTGGGCGGTCGTGATGGGGAGTCATTCGGCGTCCGAGCGCTCGTTTGCGCGCCGAGGTCGCTCGGCTGCGCGCGCAGCTGGCCGAGCGGGACCTGCTGATCGCGGCGCTGAGCGAGAAGATCGCCGAGCTGGAAGGCCGGATCGGTCAGAATCCGCGGAACAGCCATCGCCCTCCTGATCCGCGTCATCGAGAACACCACCGGGGACACCTGGCGCAACACCCGCCCCGAGCTCGACCGCCTCCACCTGGTCACCCTGGCCACCCCCGAGGGCAAGGTCGCCCAGCGCACCACCCTCACCCCCGGCCAGAAGACTATCTTCAAGACCCTCGACCTGACCGAACCACGCCGGTTCTACGACTTCACCACCCCCAGCACCAACGCCCGCTAGACCAGGGCGGCCCCCCGGGGCAGCCGAGCGTGTAGTAACACGCCCCACCCACGCCCCAGCGCCACCTTTCCGCACCACCACGCCAAAAACCGCCAACCCGTGTGCTCACCACCTGCGGAAGGCCGGCCAGAACGCGTCACTAAGCCGCCGCCTCAGGCCGATTCCGCGCCACGGCCCTCCCGCCTAACTGAGTGGCATTGGCCCCCGGCGGTCTGCGCGGGCCTCAAAGCTCGGCGAGGTCGGTTGAAGCGCCGAGCGTTTCGATGAGTGGGTAGACGGTCGAGTCCCGGGGGAAGCGAGTCAGGAGCGTCGTTGAGCCGGAGATCAGTCCCTGCGTCGCTTCGTCAACCCGATCGTGGACGCCTCTGAGAGCGCTATTTACGTGATTGAACAGCGAGAGCACGGCGGGCACGTAAACGTATTCCAGGTCGTCGTCGACGTGAAAGTTCACCGCTGGCTATCGAAGATTGACATCCGAGTGAACGGGCCACGCCCTGCTCTCCCGCCCAGACCAGAGTCTTGGCGTCCGCCCCGACGATGTACTCGACCTTTGCGGACTGAAGCACATCCTCCTCAACCACGATGTCTCCAAGGATGGTGTCTGCGGTACGGCTGCCGGCGAGGGACTTGAAAATCCGCGAGTAGCCGGTCTTGCCCGTGCGGTTCTCTCCAAGCTGGATCGCCATCCCGGCGTGTGGCTCGATGACCGAGCCAGGAACGATCGCGTTGACGCCGGTCACATCCGAGAAACTTTGTGACGACCAGCGGTAGTTCGGCATCGTCCTCTGTGGTGACCACCGCAAGCTCGGGTTCCTTGTCCAAGGCGCCGCTCGTCGAGGCCCTTCTCCTGGCGAAAGAGGGCATACACCGCATCGAGATCACCATCCGACAGCGCGAGGCCGGTGCTGAGTACATGCCAAACCACCGACCGCACCCACTCGTCCTGCTGATTCGCCCATGCCGCGAGCACCTCCCGCGGCTCGGGTGCGCTTGCGCCATTCGGGGAATCCACAGTCCCCGGATCCTCCGCTTCCGCCCCAGTGCTCACTCGTCGAGCGCCTTCACTAGGGCGTCCTGGGCGTCGCTGTAGAAGATGAAGGAGACCTTCGTGGCGACCTCGTCGCTGACGTCCAGGAGTTGACGGCGTGCGGACACTGGCAGCAGAAGGCCCGTCGCGCCCTTCTCCATCGCGTGCTCGGCGAGCTGCGCGGCGTTGAGCACAGTCTCGACGCCACCGCCGAGCGAGAGGTTGCCGACGGCGATCAGACCACCGCGGACCGATCGCTGGAGCATCGCCGAGGCAAGCGCAAGAAGGATCGGGAGGCCGAGGCCGGCGCCGGTCCTGGCAGCGTCAAGCGCGCGGACCTGGGCGGTGAGGTTGTGTTCCCGCGGGTCGCGGTCGCCGACGAGCTGCCGCGCCTGGGCGATGAGGTTCTGATCGGCGACCTTGAAGCTCTCGCGAAGTGCGGCGGGCGCGGCCTGGTTGAGTAGCCCTCGCGCACCCGAGCCCGGTGTGTCGGCCGCCTCGATCCGGTAGAGCCCCGGCCCGACGTCGCCGCTACCTTCGGAGATCGCCCACACTTGGCCCGGGGGCAGCGGGTCGAGGCCGATCGAGTCAGGGCTCGCCAACTCAGGGGTGGACACGAACTGCTCGACGCCCTCACCGAGGCGGTAGCCGAACTGCGTGTTGCGGAACTCGGCTGCGCCGATACGGCGCTGCTGTTCCTTGACGCGACGGCGGCACTCCAGGGCGATGCGCACCGCCCATTCGAGGTCCTCGTCGGAGATCGCGGCTTCGGCGTCGGGATACAGGAGCTTGAGCAGGCCATCGACCGTCTTGTTGACGGCCGACAGGTCTCGGCCCGACAATGCGTCGGAGTAGTTGACCCGCCCCTGGATCGACGCGAGGCGCGACTGGTCACGAAGGCGCGACCAGCACTCGGAGAGGAAGTCGCTGACGAGTCCGAAGTGGTGCGTGAAGTACGTCGGGTTGAGCTTCGGGACGTCCCAGCCGGGCAGGTAGGCATGGATGCGATCCATGAACGCGGTGTCGTCGCGCATCTCTGGCGGCAGGGGCGAGAGCAAATGTCCGATGCGCTGCTGGTGGGCGACGTCGACGTCGAAGTTGCCGACGAGCACGATCGAGCCGTCGGCGCGGATGGATTCACGGCCGCGGGAGAACTCGCCCGACTCCATGTAGCCCTTCATGATGTTGACGCCGTCTTTCTGGTCGAAAGAGACGCCCGAGACTTCGTCGAAGCACACGACGTCGTACTGGGCGACGAGGCCGCGCTGGCCGGTGGCGTTATTGACGAACATCCGGGCGACGGTCGCCTTGCCTCCCGAGATCAGGTGAGCGTACGGCGACACCTGCTGAAACAGGTGCGACTTACCGGTTCCGCGCGGTCCCAGTTCGACCATGTTGAAGTTCC contains:
- a CDS encoding SURF1 family protein — encoded protein: MSAPPAAGRYAFLCTRRWLGLVAVLLAVAVACVFLGRWQWHRYEDRSASARQVEAVYDAPARPLAAALPSPTGPVTAAQEWQQVALTGRYLPDATVLLRNRPVGGNPAVHVVTPFLADADGGPVLVVVDRGWLPAEAAEADRAELPPAPAGEVTLTGRLRVAEEPFDRDPPPGQVYTLEPGQVLAGAAAVSPSADLDGAPVLDGHVVAAGGQPGTDGLGGYGRPSFNYGMNFSYALQWWFFAVAAVGALVVLARREAAEEAGGPAPRARGSAEAEEDALVDAQLDAGGGAGGSGQRPGTAGGTGDDGGRRPAAVDGEAGDARRRAAVDGAPPGPAPEDPPGRPDPPALPGQASVTSSR
- a CDS encoding DUF3099 domain-containing protein, with the translated sequence MRARRGRGSQVYAITSVQRALSEDVHDRMVRYLVSMGIRTGCFLLIIVVPGAWKWVCVAGALILPALAVLVANAGRERPTGAPALHDGATAAALPPERQLPYDPKTEYLR
- the brxL gene encoding protease Lon-related BREX system protein BrxL, whose protein sequence is MTEAIMIDEIDETAASAFEGYVVRKDLAQQFKGAYPVPTYVGEFLIGRYCATTDPEEIDEGLQVVRRLLADRTVRAGEEELFKSRARERMTIKLIDLVKARLDAKSNAYVAELPSLGLRDVRIDDGVVRDNERMLTGGFYAEVDLFYDAAIAEENNGKPFAIGSLRPIQLSTRDSLSRLAEGRSRFTTEQWKHLLLRSVGFEPGQLSEREQDVLLLRMVPFVQRNFNMVELGPRGTGKSHLFQQVSPYAHLISGGKATVARMFVNNATGQRGLVAQYDVVCFDEVSGVSFDQKDGVNIMKGYMESGEFSRGRESIRADGSIVLVGNFDVDVAHQQRIGHLLSPLPPEMRDDTAFMDRIHAYLPGWDVPKLNPTYFTHHFGLVSDFLSECWSRLRDQSRLASIQGRVNYSDALSGRDLSAVNKTVDGLLKLLYPDAEAAISDEDLEWAVRIALECRRRVKEQQRRIGAAEFRNTQFGYRLGEGVEQFVSTPELASPDSIGLDPLPPGQVWAISEGSGDVGPGLYRIEAADTPGSGARGLLNQAAPAALRESFKVADQNLIAQARQLVGDRDPREHNLTAQVRALDAARTGAGLGLPILLALASAMLQRSVRGGLIAVGNLSLGGGVETVLNAAQLAEHAMEKGATGLLLPVSARRQLLDVSDEVATKVSFIFYSDAQDALVKALDE